The following proteins are co-located in the Ensifer sp. WSM1721 genome:
- the tesB gene encoding acyl-CoA thioesterase II: MLRLTETATPMDALLAILDLEKLEENLFRGLSPQVGWQRVFGGQVIGQSLVAAQRTVDEGRYVHSLHAYFLRPGDPSVPIIYEVDRIRDGSSFATRRVVAIQHGKAIFAMSASFQYDEDGFEHQFDMPAVPMPETLPGEQELKEKFLVHAPEAIRRYWERPRPIEIRPVSVEHYFSRDKLPPTQDVWVKAVGAVPDERHLQAAILAYLSDMTLLDTSLYAHGTSVFDRNLQVASLDHAMWFHRPCKMDDWLLYAQDSPSAHCARGMTRGSLFDRSGVLIASVAQEGLIRKKATE; this comes from the coding sequence ATGTTGCGCCTCACCGAAACCGCCACGCCCATGGACGCGCTTCTCGCGATCCTTGATCTCGAAAAGCTCGAAGAGAATCTGTTCCGGGGCCTAAGCCCCCAGGTCGGATGGCAGCGGGTCTTCGGCGGGCAGGTGATCGGCCAATCGTTGGTCGCCGCCCAGCGCACCGTCGACGAAGGCCGCTATGTCCATTCGCTGCACGCCTATTTCCTCAGGCCAGGCGATCCCTCCGTTCCAATCATCTACGAGGTGGACCGCATCCGCGACGGATCGAGCTTCGCGACGCGGCGCGTGGTGGCGATCCAGCACGGCAAGGCGATCTTCGCGATGTCGGCCTCCTTCCAATATGACGAGGACGGTTTCGAGCATCAGTTCGACATGCCGGCCGTGCCAATGCCCGAGACGCTGCCGGGGGAGCAGGAACTCAAGGAGAAGTTTCTCGTCCATGCGCCGGAAGCGATCCGCCGCTATTGGGAGCGGCCGCGGCCGATCGAGATCCGCCCCGTCTCGGTTGAGCACTATTTCTCGCGCGACAAGCTGCCGCCGACCCAGGACGTGTGGGTGAAAGCCGTCGGCGCGGTACCGGACGAGCGGCATCTGCAGGCGGCCATTCTCGCCTATCTCTCCGACATGACGCTTCTCGACACGTCGCTTTACGCGCACGGCACCTCGGTGTTCGACCGCAACCTGCAGGTCGCGAGCCTCGACCATGCCATGTGGTTCCATCGCCCGTGCAAGATGGACGACTGGCTGCTCTACGCGCAGGACAGTCCGAGCGCGCACTGCGCCCGCGGCATGACGCGCGGCAGCCTGTTCGATCGATCAGGCGTTCTGATTGCCTCCGTGGCACAGGAAGGATTGATCCGCAAAAAGGCAACTGAATAA
- a CDS encoding P-II family nitrogen regulator, with protein sequence MKIVMAIIKPFKLDEVRDALTAVGIQGLTVTEVKGYGRQKGHTEIYRGTEYAVSFLPKLKIEIAVPTEIVDKAVEAIASAAKTGQIGDGKIFVYSIDHAVRIRTGETDTEAL encoded by the coding sequence ATGAAAATTGTGATGGCCATTATCAAGCCGTTCAAGCTCGATGAGGTCCGCGACGCCCTTACTGCCGTTGGCATCCAGGGTTTGACCGTGACCGAAGTGAAGGGCTACGGCCGCCAGAAGGGGCACACCGAGATTTACCGCGGCACCGAATACGCCGTGAGCTTCCTGCCGAAGCTGAAGATCGAAATCGCGGTTCCGACGGAGATCGTCGACAAAGCCGTCGAAGCCATCGCTTCGGCCGCCAAGACCGGGCAGATCGGCGACGGCAAGATCTTCGTCTATTCGATCGACCACGCCGTGCGAATCCGCACCGGCGAAACCGACACAGAAGCGCTGTAA
- a CDS encoding ammonium transporter: protein MSSFNLSTSLRRVGATAAALLAPVVAFAQEAAPAAAEAAAATPVPDKGDTTWMLLSTILVLLMTVPGLALFYGGLVRAKNMLSVLMQVLMITAVVMIIWVTYGYSLAFTDGGSLNSFIGGFSKMFLAGVDTTTLAESFSKGVFIPEYVFVVFQMTFACITPALIVGAFAERIKFSAVMLFVILWVTFVYFPIAHMVWFWGGPSAYTAPTGLIFSFGAIDFAGGTVVHINAGIAGLVGAILLGKRTGYKREIMAPHSMTLTMVGASLLWVGWFGFNAGSNLEANAYAALAMINTFLATAAAIVSWAVVETLVRGKASMLGAASGAVAGLVAVTPAAGFAGPMGAIVLGLIVSPVCYFFVDVVKNKFNYDDSLDVFGIHGVGGILGAIGTGILVNPALGGAGIVDYSTADFAAGYAGTATQVWAQLKGVLVTVVWSGIGSFILYKVVDAIVGLRVSVEAEREGLDLSSHGEAAYHTS, encoded by the coding sequence ATGTCGTCATTCAACCTTTCCACCTCTCTTCGACGTGTGGGCGCAACCGCTGCCGCCTTGCTCGCGCCGGTCGTTGCCTTTGCCCAGGAGGCCGCGCCTGCCGCGGCCGAGGCGGCTGCCGCAACGCCCGTCCCGGACAAGGGCGATACCACCTGGATGCTGCTGTCGACCATTCTCGTCCTGCTGATGACCGTTCCCGGCCTTGCGCTCTTCTATGGCGGTCTCGTGCGCGCCAAGAACATGCTGTCGGTGCTGATGCAGGTCCTGATGATCACCGCGGTCGTCATGATCATCTGGGTCACCTACGGCTATTCGCTCGCCTTCACCGACGGCGGCTCGCTCAACTCCTTCATCGGCGGCTTCTCGAAGATGTTCCTGGCCGGCGTCGACACGACGACGCTCGCGGAAAGCTTCTCCAAGGGCGTCTTCATCCCTGAATACGTCTTCGTGGTGTTCCAGATGACCTTCGCCTGCATCACGCCGGCTCTGATCGTCGGCGCCTTCGCCGAGCGCATCAAGTTCTCGGCCGTCATGCTCTTCGTCATCCTGTGGGTCACCTTCGTCTACTTCCCGATCGCCCACATGGTCTGGTTCTGGGGTGGCCCGAGCGCCTATACGGCTCCGACCGGCCTGATCTTCTCCTTCGGCGCGATCGACTTCGCCGGCGGCACCGTCGTCCACATCAATGCCGGTATCGCGGGCCTCGTCGGCGCCATCTTGCTGGGCAAGCGCACGGGCTACAAGCGGGAGATCATGGCTCCGCATTCGATGACGCTCACCATGGTCGGCGCTTCGCTGCTCTGGGTCGGCTGGTTCGGCTTCAACGCCGGCTCGAATCTCGAAGCCAACGCCTATGCCGCTCTCGCCATGATCAACACCTTCCTGGCGACCGCAGCCGCCATCGTCTCCTGGGCCGTGGTTGAAACGCTCGTTCGTGGCAAGGCCTCGATGCTCGGCGCCGCCTCGGGTGCGGTTGCGGGTCTCGTTGCCGTTACCCCGGCTGCCGGCTTTGCCGGTCCGATGGGGGCGATCGTGCTCGGCCTCATCGTCTCGCCAGTCTGCTACTTCTTCGTTGACGTGGTGAAGAACAAGTTCAACTACGACGACAGCCTCGACGTCTTCGGTATTCACGGCGTCGGCGGCATTCTCGGCGCGATCGGAACAGGCATCCTCGTCAACCCGGCCCTCGGTGGCGCCGGCATCGTCGACTACTCCACGGCCGACTTCGCCGCCGGCTACGCCGGCACGGCAACCCAGGTCTGGGCGCAGCTCAAGGGCGTCCTGGTTACGGTCGTTTGGTCCGGTATCGGCTCGTTCATCCTCTACAAGGTAGTCGATGCGATCGTCGGCCTGCGCGTCTCGGTCGAGGCGGAGCGTGAAGGTCTCGACCTCTCCTCGCACGGCGAGGCCGCCTATCACACCAGCTAA
- a CDS encoding DNA translocase FtsK, translating into MSRSNPATLDSRSNRFVLTTFVWRQIASLAGFALIGALALAVAALSTWNVSDPSFSYATSDEPTNLLGYGGAAFADIFMQFFGLASVVALLPAVAWAFVLIGSKPFDKVLKRLGLWFVGSVLASAALSCVPAPITWPLPNGLGGVFGDMILRFPALFTGTFPTGTFATVLACLFAAPAAWCLIYSAGLIGVSDEEEAEPAAEAAPSKARTIRDELEEEDEGGPFTLLMGSLAHMRFTAQARLRRMFGMTRAAKRHYDEPYDFNNDEFGTLNEPARPKALAGADRVEPSLDRAERRIVTPPSIMVDEDDDLPFDIDERRPAGILPDEDIAADWAPRPAPPKPTLVPAGSRVAPPPARPKSGQRVEREAQRSFVADDGDFTLPPIHFLAEPKNVARDASLSADALEQNARMLEGVLEDFGVKGEIIHVRPGPVVTLYELEPAPGIKSSRVIGLADDIARSMSAIAARVAVVPGRNAIGIELPNQRREMVYLRELIGSRDFETTKTKLAMALGKTIGGEAVIADLAKMPHLLVAGTTGSGKSVAINTMILSLLYRLTPEQCRLIMIDPKMLELSVYDGIPHLLSPVVTDPKKAVVALKWTVREMEERYKKMSKIGVRNIDGFNNRVEQALAKGEAITRTVQTGFDRQTGEAIYETEEFDLSPMPYIVVIIDEMADLMMVAGKDIEGAVQRLAQMARAAGIHVIMATQRPSVDVITGTIKANFPTRISFQVTSKIDSRTILGEQGAEQLLGMGDMLYMAGGGRIQRVHGPFVSDTEVEEVVAYLKTQGAPQYLDAITEDDDEENESGGPAGTSNLADSEDPYDQAVAIVLRDGKASTSYVQRRLGIGYNRAASLIERMEQEGIIGPANHAGKREILVPTEAEITGR; encoded by the coding sequence ATGAGCAGAAGCAATCCCGCAACGCTTGACAGCCGTTCCAACCGGTTCGTGCTGACCACCTTCGTATGGCGCCAGATCGCCTCGCTGGCGGGCTTTGCCTTGATCGGCGCGCTGGCACTTGCCGTTGCCGCGCTTTCGACCTGGAACGTTTCCGATCCGAGCTTTTCCTACGCGACCTCGGACGAGCCGACCAACCTGCTCGGCTATGGCGGCGCCGCCTTTGCCGACATCTTCATGCAGTTCTTCGGCCTGGCGAGCGTGGTGGCGCTGCTGCCGGCCGTCGCCTGGGCCTTCGTTCTCATCGGCAGCAAACCCTTTGACAAGGTCCTGAAGCGGCTTGGCCTCTGGTTCGTCGGCTCGGTGCTGGCGAGCGCGGCCTTGAGCTGCGTGCCGGCGCCGATCACCTGGCCGCTGCCGAACGGCCTCGGCGGCGTCTTCGGCGATATGATCCTGCGTTTTCCGGCGCTTTTCACCGGCACATTCCCGACCGGCACCTTTGCAACGGTCCTCGCCTGCCTTTTCGCCGCGCCTGCCGCCTGGTGCCTGATCTACAGCGCCGGCCTCATCGGCGTCAGCGACGAGGAAGAGGCGGAGCCGGCGGCGGAGGCCGCACCCAGCAAGGCGCGCACGATACGCGACGAGCTCGAGGAAGAGGACGAGGGAGGGCCCTTTACCCTTTTGATGGGGTCGCTTGCGCATATGCGCTTCACCGCCCAGGCGCGGCTGCGCCGCATGTTCGGCATGACGCGCGCCGCCAAGCGGCATTACGACGAACCTTACGACTTCAACAATGATGAATTCGGCACGCTGAACGAGCCGGCCCGGCCGAAAGCGCTTGCCGGCGCCGATCGCGTCGAGCCGTCGCTCGATCGCGCTGAACGCCGCATCGTCACGCCGCCGTCGATCATGGTCGACGAGGACGACGACCTACCTTTCGATATCGACGAGCGCCGGCCCGCCGGCATCCTGCCGGATGAAGACATCGCCGCCGACTGGGCGCCACGGCCCGCGCCACCGAAGCCGACGCTCGTACCGGCAGGCTCGCGTGTGGCACCGCCGCCAGCGCGGCCGAAGAGCGGCCAGCGCGTCGAACGCGAGGCGCAGCGCTCCTTCGTCGCGGACGACGGCGATTTCACACTGCCGCCGATCCATTTCCTCGCGGAGCCGAAGAACGTCGCGCGCGATGCCTCGCTCTCTGCCGATGCGCTCGAACAGAACGCCCGCATGCTCGAGGGCGTGCTCGAGGATTTCGGCGTCAAGGGCGAAATCATCCACGTCCGCCCCGGTCCAGTCGTCACGCTCTACGAGCTGGAGCCGGCACCGGGCATCAAGTCCTCGCGCGTCATCGGCCTTGCCGACGACATTGCCCGCTCGATGAGCGCGATCGCCGCCCGCGTCGCCGTCGTGCCGGGCCGCAATGCCATCGGCATCGAACTGCCGAACCAGCGGCGCGAGATGGTCTATCTGCGCGAGCTGATCGGCTCGCGCGACTTCGAGACGACCAAGACCAAGCTCGCAATGGCGCTCGGCAAGACCATAGGCGGCGAGGCGGTGATCGCCGACCTCGCCAAGATGCCGCATCTGCTCGTTGCCGGTACCACCGGCTCGGGCAAGTCCGTGGCGATCAACACCATGATCCTGTCGCTGCTCTACCGGCTCACGCCCGAGCAGTGCCGGCTGATCATGATCGATCCGAAGATGCTCGAACTCTCCGTCTATGACGGCATCCCACATCTGCTCTCGCCGGTCGTGACCGATCCGAAGAAGGCCGTTGTCGCGCTGAAATGGACGGTGCGCGAGATGGAAGAGCGCTACAAGAAGATGTCGAAGATCGGCGTGCGCAACATCGACGGCTTCAACAACCGCGTCGAGCAGGCGCTCGCCAAGGGCGAGGCGATCACCCGCACCGTCCAGACCGGCTTCGATCGCCAGACCGGCGAGGCAATCTACGAGACGGAGGAATTCGATCTCTCTCCGATGCCCTATATCGTCGTCATCATCGACGAGATGGCCGACCTGATGATGGTCGCCGGCAAGGACATCGAGGGCGCCGTTCAGCGGCTCGCGCAGATGGCTCGCGCCGCGGGCATCCACGTCATCATGGCGACACAGCGCCCGTCGGTCGACGTCATCACCGGTACGATCAAGGCGAACTTCCCGACGCGCATCTCCTTCCAGGTGACGTCCAAGATCGACAGCCGCACTATCCTCGGTGAACAGGGGGCCGAGCAGCTCCTGGGGATGGGCGACATGCTCTACATGGCCGGTGGCGGCCGGATTCAGCGCGTACACGGCCCCTTCGTCTCCGACACCGAGGTCGAGGAGGTCGTCGCTTACCTCAAGACCCAGGGCGCGCCGCAATATCTCGATGCGATCACGGAAGACGACGACGAGGAAAACGAAAGCGGCGGACCGGCCGGCACTTCGAACCTTGCCGATTCCGAAGACCCCTACGACCAGGCGGTGGCGATTGTCCTGCGAGACGGCAAGGCTTCGACGTCCTACGTGCAGCGGCGCCTCGGTATAGGCTATAATAGAGCGGCATCGCTGATCGAACGAATGGAGCAGGAAGGCATCATCGGTCCCGCGAATCATGCGGGCAAGCGCGAGATCCTGGTGCCGACCGAGGCGGAAATCACCGGCCGTTAG
- a CDS encoding outer membrane lipoprotein carrier protein LolA, whose product MMEKKSGDGRNRAISRRVFVGGLAALAGLTATTFDTRHASAQAPAIAQKIADHFSSVKTMAGEFVQFGPRGEQTGGKFYIRRPGRIRFNYEAPSPMRVIADGRSVVIGNMKLKTWDIYPLSKTPLNLLLSERIDLRSRMVRDVKVESDLITIVLGDRSIFGDSTITMMFDPKTYDLRQWTITDAQKKDTSVMIFNVRTGMELDDKVFRIPYDEVRNKGGK is encoded by the coding sequence ATGATGGAGAAAAAATCCGGCGACGGCCGCAATCGGGCAATCTCGCGGCGCGTCTTCGTGGGTGGCCTTGCGGCGCTCGCCGGGCTGACTGCCACGACATTCGACACGAGGCACGCTTCGGCACAGGCCCCCGCTATAGCGCAAAAGATCGCCGATCATTTCTCGTCGGTGAAGACGATGGCAGGCGAGTTCGTGCAGTTCGGCCCGCGCGGCGAACAGACGGGCGGCAAATTTTACATCCGCCGGCCGGGGCGCATCCGCTTCAATTACGAGGCCCCGTCGCCCATGCGGGTGATCGCCGACGGCAGATCCGTCGTCATCGGCAACATGAAGCTCAAAACCTGGGACATCTATCCGCTGTCGAAGACGCCGCTCAACCTGCTCTTGAGCGAAAGGATCGACTTGAGAAGCAGGATGGTGCGAGACGTCAAGGTGGAATCGGACCTCATCACCATCGTGCTTGGCGACCGTTCGATCTTCGGAGATTCGACCATCACGATGATGTTCGATCCGAAGACCTATGATCTCAGGCAATGGACGATCACCGATGCGCAGAAGAAGGACACATCGGTGATGATCTTCAATGTCCGGACCGGCATGGAGCTGGACGACAAGGTCTTCCGCATCCCCTATGACGAGGTGCGGAACAAGGGAGGCAAATGA
- a CDS encoding exodeoxyribonuclease III codes for MPLSIATWNINSVRLRMPLVEHLLQTWQPDILCLQETKCPDDQFPSAPLRKLGYQYIEMHGQKGYHGVATISRLPLHELTDRRDYCGVGDARHLSVVFEAAGKRIRLHNFYVPAGGDEPDRTINPKFGHKLDFVDEMKLLHAEAEAGISSILVGDLNIAPLEDDVWSHKQLLKIVSHTPIETEGLISVMTGGAWVDLMRQHTPPPEKLYTWWSYRAKDWTAADRGRRLDHIWSSADLASKLLRVEILKEARGWDRPSDHVPVIAHFEF; via the coding sequence ATGCCTCTTTCCATTGCCACATGGAACATCAACTCCGTCCGCCTGCGCATGCCGCTGGTCGAACATTTATTGCAGACCTGGCAGCCGGACATCCTCTGCCTGCAGGAAACCAAGTGCCCGGACGACCAGTTTCCGTCGGCACCGCTGAGAAAACTCGGCTACCAATACATCGAGATGCACGGGCAGAAGGGCTATCACGGCGTGGCGACCATCTCGCGCCTGCCGCTCCATGAGTTGACAGACCGCCGCGATTATTGCGGTGTCGGCGATGCACGCCACCTCTCCGTCGTCTTCGAAGCCGCCGGCAAGAGGATCCGCCTGCACAATTTCTATGTGCCGGCCGGCGGCGACGAGCCGGACCGCACGATCAATCCGAAGTTCGGCCATAAGCTCGACTTCGTCGACGAGATGAAGCTCCTGCACGCCGAGGCCGAAGCGGGGATCTCGTCGATCCTCGTCGGCGATCTCAACATCGCCCCGCTCGAGGACGACGTCTGGTCGCACAAGCAGCTCTTGAAGATCGTCAGCCATACACCGATCGAAACCGAGGGCTTGATCTCGGTGATGACGGGGGGCGCCTGGGTCGACCTGATGCGTCAGCACACGCCGCCGCCGGAAAAGCTCTACACTTGGTGGAGCTATCGGGCGAAGGACTGGACGGCTGCCGATCGCGGCCGCCGGCTCGACCATATCTGGTCCTCTGCCGATCTCGCGTCCAAGCTTCTTCGCGTCGAGATCCTCAAGGAAGCGCGCGGCTGGGACCGGCCATCCGATCACGTGCCGGTGATTGCGCATTTCGAGTTTTGA
- a CDS encoding cyclic nucleotide-binding domain-containing protein has translation MALNDDIALLSNVSLFADIGEDKLRLIAFGAERRRVAKGHELFREGAPADCAYAVAAGSFALSKADAEGLQRQIQTVGRGALLSELALISMVERKFTATAEEDSEVIRINRPLFRRMLEEYPEVTAMVEARIRENLQAMIRRVEALAGRFA, from the coding sequence TTGGCGCTCAATGACGACATCGCGCTCCTGTCCAACGTCTCGCTCTTTGCCGATATCGGCGAGGACAAGCTGAGATTGATCGCCTTCGGCGCCGAGCGGCGCCGCGTCGCCAAGGGACACGAGCTCTTCCGCGAGGGCGCGCCGGCCGATTGCGCCTATGCCGTCGCAGCCGGCAGCTTCGCGCTCTCGAAGGCGGATGCGGAGGGCCTGCAACGACAGATCCAGACCGTCGGTCGCGGCGCGCTTTTGTCCGAACTCGCCTTGATATCGATGGTCGAGCGCAAGTTCACCGCGACAGCCGAGGAGGACAGCGAGGTGATCCGCATCAACCGCCCGCTCTTTCGCCGGATGCTGGAGGAGTATCCGGAAGTGACGGCGATGGTCGAAGCCCGCATCCGCGAGAACCTGCAGGCGATGATCCGCCGTGTCGAGGCGCTTGCCGGGCGGTTTGCGTAA
- a CDS encoding response regulator transcription factor — MATRTILLVDDDNDLRETLIEQLSLYEEFDLLQEATAGKGIHTARARQVDLLIMDVGLPDMDGREAVKLLRKGGFKAPIIMLTGHDTDSDTILGLEAGANDYVTKPFRFAVLLARIRAQLRQHEQSEDATFSVGPYTFKPSQKLLTMENGQKIRLTEKEAAIIRYLYRADQKVVTRDVLLEEVWGYNSGVTTHTLETHVYRLRQKIERDPSNAEILVTENGGYKIVP, encoded by the coding sequence ATGGCGACGCGCACCATCCTCCTTGTCGATGACGACAATGATCTGCGTGAGACGTTGATAGAGCAGCTTTCCCTTTACGAAGAGTTCGATCTCCTGCAGGAGGCGACCGCCGGCAAAGGGATCCATACCGCCCGCGCCCGCCAGGTCGATCTCCTCATCATGGATGTCGGTCTGCCGGACATGGATGGCCGCGAGGCGGTGAAGCTCCTGCGCAAGGGCGGATTTAAAGCGCCGATCATCATGCTGACCGGTCACGACACCGATTCGGACACGATCCTCGGCCTCGAAGCCGGTGCCAACGACTATGTGACCAAACCGTTCCGCTTCGCAGTGCTGCTTGCCCGCATCCGCGCCCAACTTCGCCAGCACGAGCAGAGCGAGGATGCGACCTTCAGCGTCGGTCCTTATACTTTCAAACCGAGCCAGAAGCTGCTTACCATGGAGAACGGCCAGAAGATTCGCCTGACCGAGAAGGAAGCGGCGATCATCCGCTATCTTTATCGCGCCGACCAGAAGGTCGTCACCCGCGACGTGCTGCTGGAAGAGGTCTGGGGCTACAATTCCGGGGTCACGACGCACACGCTCGAGACGCATGTCTACCGGCTGCGCCAGAAAATCGAACGCGACCCTTCCAATGCGGAGATTTTGGTGACAGAGAACGGCGGCTACAAGATCGTTCCCTGA
- a CDS encoding L,D-transpeptidase, translated as MRKKTSGVRSKKSLIIVRTAPRNRTRALVRYDCRTEQAAIGRGGVTAFKREGDGATPRAAMRLIGGYVRRDRVSLPPTRLPLRTTRPDMLWCDAPRHASYNRPVKAPFVAGHERMMREDSLYDVCLVMDWNISRRRRNAGSAIFFHIVRPGYDPTEGCIAVSLPAMRRLIRQMRRGTIVKVV; from the coding sequence ATGCGCAAGAAAACGTCGGGAGTAAGATCGAAGAAATCCCTGATCATCGTCAGGACCGCCCCGCGCAACCGAACACGCGCGCTCGTCCGATACGACTGCAGAACGGAGCAGGCGGCAATCGGGCGAGGCGGCGTCACGGCCTTCAAGCGCGAAGGCGACGGCGCCACACCGCGCGCCGCAATGAGACTGATCGGCGGCTACGTGCGTCGCGACCGCGTCTCGCTGCCGCCGACGCGCCTGCCGCTCAGGACAACGCGTCCGGACATGCTCTGGTGCGATGCGCCGCGACATGCCTCATACAATCGCCCTGTCAAAGCGCCCTTTGTCGCCGGCCACGAGAGGATGATGCGGGAGGATAGTCTCTACGATGTCTGTCTCGTCATGGACTGGAACATCTCGCGCCGACGGCGCAATGCCGGCTCGGCGATTTTCTTCCACATCGTTCGTCCGGGATATGACCCGACGGAGGGCTGCATTGCCGTCAGCCTGCCGGCGATGCGGCGACTGATCCGACAGATGCGTCGCGGTACGATCGTCAAGGTTGTATGA
- a CDS encoding histidine phosphatase family protein, whose translation MPDDARPPTRRLMLLRHAKSAWPDGVADHRRPLAGRGRKAAPAIGAFMARQELIPDLALVSTARRAQETWELVAEALPHEVEARDAVGIYEVAAAAMIDVIRKVEPTVEKLLIVGHNPGMAELALLLAGSGNAVALERLEAKFPTAGLAVIDFTIEQWSEIAPGTGRLVQFVTPRMLDEDE comes from the coding sequence ATGCCCGACGACGCCAGACCGCCGACGCGCCGACTCATGCTGCTCCGCCACGCCAAATCCGCTTGGCCGGACGGCGTTGCCGATCATCGTCGCCCGCTTGCCGGCCGCGGCCGGAAGGCGGCGCCGGCAATCGGCGCCTTCATGGCAAGGCAGGAACTGATCCCCGACCTTGCGCTTGTTTCGACCGCCCGGCGCGCGCAGGAAACCTGGGAGCTTGTCGCCGAGGCGTTGCCGCATGAGGTTGAAGCCCGCGACGCTGTCGGCATCTATGAGGTCGCCGCCGCGGCCATGATCGACGTGATCCGCAAGGTAGAGCCGACGGTCGAAAAGCTGCTCATCGTCGGGCACAATCCCGGCATGGCGGAGCTTGCGCTTCTCCTTGCCGGCAGCGGCAACGCGGTGGCGCTGGAACGTCTTGAGGCAAAGTTCCCGACGGCCGGACTCGCCGTTATCGATTTCACCATCGAGCAGTGGTCGGAAATTGCGCCCGGCACGGGCCGCCTCGTTCAGTTCGTGACGCCGCGCATGCTCGATGAGGATGAATAG
- the leuC gene encoding 3-isopropylmalate dehydratase large subunit, whose protein sequence is MSAPRTLYDKIWDDHLVHSQDDGTCLLYIDRHLVHEVTSPQAFEGLRMAGRKVRAPEKTLAVVDHNVPTSPDRHLGIKNEESRIQVEALARNAADFGVEYYSENDKRQGIVHIVGPEQGFTLPGMTIVCGDSHTSTHGAFGALAHGIGTSEVEHVLATQTLIQKKAKNMLVRVDGQLPPGVTAKDIILAIIGEIGTAGGTGHVIEFAGEAIRSLSMEGRMTVCNMTIEGGARAGLIAPDETTFAYIKDRPRAPKGKAWDMALEYWKTLHTDEGAHYDRVVVLDAANLPPIVSWGSSPEDVVSVQGVVPNPDDIQDETKRTSKWRALDYMGLKPGTKITDIAIDRVFIGSCTNGRIEDLRAVAKVVEGRKVAPTVSAMIVPGSGLVKEQAEAEGLDKIFKEAGFDWREPGCSMCLAMNDDRLKPGERCASTSNRNFEGRQGFKGRTHLVSPAMAAAAAIAGHFVDIREWK, encoded by the coding sequence ATGAGCGCACCCCGTACCCTTTACGACAAGATCTGGGACGATCATCTGGTTCACAGCCAGGACGACGGCACCTGTCTTCTCTACATCGACCGTCACCTCGTGCACGAGGTGACGAGTCCGCAGGCCTTCGAGGGCCTGCGCATGGCCGGCCGCAAGGTCCGCGCGCCGGAAAAGACGCTTGCCGTCGTCGATCATAACGTCCCAACCTCGCCCGATCGCCACCTCGGCATCAAGAACGAGGAAAGCCGTATCCAGGTCGAGGCGCTTGCCAGAAATGCCGCCGATTTCGGCGTCGAATATTATTCCGAAAACGATAAGCGCCAGGGCATTGTCCACATCGTCGGCCCGGAGCAGGGCTTCACTTTGCCGGGTATGACGATCGTCTGCGGCGATAGCCACACTTCGACGCACGGCGCCTTCGGCGCGCTCGCTCACGGCATCGGCACCTCCGAGGTCGAGCATGTTCTGGCGACGCAGACGCTGATCCAGAAGAAGGCGAAGAACATGCTGGTGCGCGTCGACGGGCAGTTGCCGCCGGGCGTCACCGCCAAGGACATCATTCTTGCCATCATCGGCGAGATCGGCACCGCCGGCGGCACCGGCCACGTCATCGAGTTCGCCGGCGAGGCGATCCGTTCGCTGTCGATGGAAGGCCGCATGACCGTCTGCAACATGACGATCGAAGGCGGCGCCCGCGCCGGCCTGATCGCGCCGGACGAGACGACCTTCGCCTACATCAAGGATCGTCCGCGCGCGCCGAAGGGCAAGGCCTGGGATATGGCGCTCGAATACTGGAAGACGCTGCACACGGATGAGGGCGCCCATTACGACCGCGTCGTCGTGCTCGACGCCGCCAACCTGCCGCCGATCGTCTCCTGGGGCTCCTCGCCGGAAGACGTCGTGTCCGTGCAGGGCGTCGTTCCCAATCCGGACGACATCCAGGACGAGACGAAGCGGACTTCGAAGTGGCGGGCGCTCGACTATATGGGTCTGAAGCCGGGCACCAAGATCACCGATATCGCCATCGATCGGGTCTTCATCGGCTCCTGCACCAATGGCCGCATCGAGGATCTGCGCGCCGTCGCCAAGGTCGTGGAGGGCCGCAAGGTCGCCCCGACCGTCTCGGCCATGATCGTGCCGGGCTCCGGCCTCGTCAAGGAACAGGCGGAAGCCGAAGGTCTCGACAAGATCTTTAAGGAAGCGGGCTTCGACTGGCGCGAGCCCGGCTGCTCCATGTGCCTGGCGATGAACGACGACCGGCTGAAGCCGGGCGAGCGCTGCGCCTCCACGTCGAACCGCAACTTCGAAGGCCGCCAGGGCTTCAAGGGACGCACCCATCTCGTCTCGCCGGCGATGGCTGCCGCCGCGGCCATTGCCGGGCATTTCGTCGACATCCGCGAATGGAAATAA